The Caulobacter vibrioides sequence CGACCACGGCCTCCAGCGGTACGATGACGAGGCCGGTGGCGAAGGCGGCCAGGACGCCTCGGGGGCCAGCTCCAAACCGCCGTAGCACCAGCCAGACGACGCCGATCACGGGCAGCCAGGCGGCATAGATCGCCCCTTGCCAGGCCAGGGACTGCTCGACGCTCAGGACCCGCCCATCGGCCAGGGCGAAGCGGCGGGCGAACCAGGCGGCGCAAAGGGTGGTCGCCAACCAGCTATAGGCCGTAAGACCCACGACCCACGCGGTGGTCGGCGCGGCCCTCACACGGGCGACAAGCGTTTGCGACGCACCACCAGGGCGGCGACCCAGATGATCGCCACGGGTTGAAACAGCAGGGTCGGCCAGAGCTGGCTCCATGGCTTGGGCAGGAAGGTCAGGAAGTTTCCCGAAAAGGCGCTGAGCACCGCGCCATAGGCGCTCAGCATCTTCACAAGATGCTCGTAGGTCCAGAGGTCTGGCGAAAAGGGCCATGCCGTCGGCTGGATGAACCGCCAGAGGTCCCACCCGCCATAGAGGAAGCAGGCATAGACCAGGGCGATCGTGGTGGCCTTGGGACTGGCCGTTCTACCGCTCAGCAGAAGACCCAGAACCCAGATCCCCACCGCGATGACCGCCAGGGTCGCGGTCCAGTCCAGCCGCGTGGCGCGCTGATGCGGATCGAGATCGGGCCGCTTGCGCCTGAGGACCCGCACGCCCGAGAAAACGGTCAGGGTGGCGGTCGAGGACAGGGCGGCGAAGTAGGCGTTGAACCGTAGCGCTGTCATGACCCAGGCGGCGGCCAGGAGCATGCTCATAAGCACAACAAAGACGCGGCCCGCGCGCCGATGCCATTGCGAGCCCTTGGTTGTGCAGAGCGGCAGGAGACCCGCGCCGACGAGGATCAGGCCGCAACTGATGTGCAGGGCGAGGGCGGGGTGGAAGAGTGCGTCCATGGGCCTCTTCTGCGCACGGCCGACATCGTCGCCAGCGAGAAGGGGCGAATGGCGGCCTGTGGGGGCGAGAGCGCGCTTGACCCGATGCCGGTCGCGCGTCACACCCCGCGCTCATGGAAAAGCTGACCATCCTCCTCGTCGGGTCCGGCGGGCGTGAGCACGCCCTGGCCTGGAAGATCGCCCAGTCGCCGCTTTGCGGTCGCCTTGTTGCGGCCCCGGGCAACCCCGGGATCGAAGCCGTGGCCGAGCTGCGCGCGGTCACGGCGACTGACGCCGATGGCCTCGTCGCCCTGGCCCAGGAGATCGGCGCGGATCTGGTGGTGGTCGGTCCGGAGTCGGCGCTGGAGGTCGGTCTCGCCGACAAGCTGGCGGCGGTCGGTATCCCCTGTTTCGGCGGTAGCCAGCGCGCCGCGCAGCTGGAGACGTCCAAGGCCTTCACCAAGGACTTCTGTCAGCGTCACGGCCTGCCGACGGCCGCCTATGGCGTGTTCGAGAACGCCGCCTCGGCCGGCGCTTTCCTCGACACCCTGGAAGCGCCGTTCGTGATCAAGGCCGACGGTCTGGCGGCGGGCAAGGGCGTGGTGATCGCCGCCACACGGGCCGAGGCCGACGCCGCCGTGCTGGACATGCTGGGCGGCCGGTTCGGTTCGGCCGGCGCGCGGGTGGTGATCGAGGAGTTCATGCACGGCGAGGAGGCCTCGCTGTTCGCGGTCTGTGACGGCAAGACCGCTGTGCTGTTCGGCGCGGCCCAGGATCACAAGCGCGCCTATGACGGCGACGAGGGCCCCAACACCGGCGGCATGGGCACCTATTCGCCGCCGCCAATCCTGACCCAGGACCTGATCGACCAGGCTTGGCGCGAGCTGATCGTTCCTACCGTCGAGGGCATGGCCGCCGAGGGCAATCCGTATGTCGGCGTGCTCTACGCCGGACTTATGCTCACGCCTGCGGGTCCCAAGCTCGTCGAATACAACGCCCGCTTCGGCGATCCCGAGTGCCAGACCCTGATGCT is a genomic window containing:
- the purD gene encoding phosphoribosylamine--glycine ligase is translated as MEKLTILLVGSGGREHALAWKIAQSPLCGRLVAAPGNPGIEAVAELRAVTATDADGLVALAQEIGADLVVVGPESALEVGLADKLAAVGIPCFGGSQRAAQLETSKAFTKDFCQRHGLPTAAYGVFENAASAGAFLDTLEAPFVIKADGLAAGKGVVIAATRAEADAAVLDMLGGRFGSAGARVVIEEFMHGEEASLFAVCDGKTAVLFGAAQDHKRAYDGDEGPNTGGMGTYSPPPILTQDLIDQAWRELIVPTVEGMAAEGNPYVGVLYAGLMLTPAGPKLVEYNARFGDPECQTLMLRLESDIVPILLAAAKGELASAAPPKWREEAAICVVLAAEGYPDAPKTGGRIQGADTDFGAGVVVFHAGTTREFEGRLVASGGRVLNVCALGQTLSEAREAAYGALERVSLEGGFYRRDIGWRALKAS
- a CDS encoding DUF2306 domain-containing protein encodes the protein MTRDRHRVKRALAPTGRHSPLLAGDDVGRAQKRPMDALFHPALALHISCGLILVGAGLLPLCTTKGSQWHRRAGRVFVVLMSMLLAAAWVMTALRFNAYFAALSSTATLTVFSGVRVLRRKRPDLDPHQRATRLDWTATLAVIAVGIWVLGLLLSGRTASPKATTIALVYACFLYGGWDLWRFIQPTAWPFSPDLWTYEHLVKMLSAYGAVLSAFSGNFLTFLPKPWSQLWPTLLFQPVAIIWVAALVVRRKRLSPV